Proteins from a genomic interval of Kitasatospora herbaricolor:
- a CDS encoding dsDNA nuclease domain-containing protein — MRVSAAPADGGRRSRRGFAYQDVITLLDCLDMHEGMWTQVSWEDLEDIVCTKGEAPVYRQVKTIEEAGKRHSVADVCRADIPKKPESSYLGKLFLGKPLPTDARFTFIVNESPQADFHAFVTERGVPRGHVPLETRADIVKRLNGVVLPDERDVGWCVDRLEVLIEGRTISEVEDRALRRLGPIVGQKLGQPPLTTEVEEVMVWLGVRIARDAMTPQPRALMAAEFHDMLQAAIAKATGRRPDGSTAPLTKLANKLAVAGISAEEAEAHQENAFKYRRAWRAGLAPMREQMDEFADEVYAVCSRVMAERRAGRIPAGSEAYFETLSRVESLPAVSSGTVSLARAHAVLADITARCQNRYADAS, encoded by the coding sequence GTGCGGGTGTCTGCAGCGCCGGCTGACGGAGGACGGCGGAGCCGGCGCGGCTTCGCCTACCAGGACGTGATCACTCTCCTCGACTGCCTCGACATGCACGAAGGCATGTGGACACAGGTCTCTTGGGAGGACTTGGAAGACATCGTCTGTACCAAGGGCGAGGCCCCGGTCTACCGCCAGGTGAAGACGATTGAGGAAGCCGGCAAGCGCCACAGTGTCGCCGATGTCTGCCGCGCGGACATTCCCAAGAAGCCCGAGAGCAGCTACCTGGGCAAGCTGTTTCTCGGCAAGCCCCTCCCGACCGACGCCCGCTTCACCTTTATCGTCAACGAGAGCCCGCAGGCCGACTTCCACGCGTTCGTCACCGAGCGCGGTGTGCCCCGTGGCCATGTTCCGCTGGAGACGCGGGCCGACATCGTCAAGCGGCTCAACGGTGTGGTCCTGCCGGACGAGCGCGACGTTGGCTGGTGCGTCGACCGTCTCGAAGTCTTGATCGAGGGAAGAACCATTTCGGAGGTCGAGGACAGGGCGCTTCGGAGGCTCGGGCCGATCGTCGGCCAGAAGCTGGGGCAGCCACCTCTGACCACCGAGGTGGAGGAGGTGATGGTCTGGTTGGGCGTCCGCATCGCCCGCGACGCGATGACTCCCCAGCCCCGTGCCCTGATGGCCGCAGAGTTTCACGACATGTTGCAGGCAGCGATCGCCAAAGCCACTGGCCGGCGTCCTGACGGCAGCACCGCACCGTTGACGAAACTGGCGAACAAGCTCGCTGTCGCAGGCATCTCGGCCGAAGAAGCGGAGGCCCATCAGGAGAACGCCTTCAAGTACCGCCGGGCCTGGCGGGCCGGCCTCGCTCCGATGCGCGAGCAGATGGATGAGTTCGCGGACGAGGTCTACGCGGTCTGCTCCCGAGTCATGGCCGAACGCCGCGCCGGACGCATCCCAGCAGGGTCGGAGGCTTACTTCGAAACCCTCTCCCGGGTCGAGAGCCTTCCCGCAGTGAGCAGCGGAACCGTGTCCCTCGCTCGTGCCCACGCCGTCCTTGCGGACATCACCGCCCGCTGCCAGAACCGGTATGCCGATGCCTCGTAG
- a CDS encoding helicase associated domain-containing protein has product MPVVTDEDLRELLNLPAVADLRSQRSNEELLSLALQIAVLRAVADLDLRRVITFHSRVAAAREFAATMNATAELLPVADRPERVTALAVAGSDRLSERRAAFATFTATTGERPGEEGEECCIICNSRLLNEGIDVAAVDAIVFADPKSSVIDVVQAVGRALRQSYRQGKVSWVIIPVYLPTPAIGDDTMAADPAAVRDAGEAARAEAEEEIEASSFRTIWRVLRALAAHDARVVGRITELRTKRAGERDHTAVSDPDAGEAVDAGAGRGDAEQPAGESPVDWLRINARKHAAQILRTVKLRAFNPRATEWQRMFALAAAFHTGHHHLDPTDKTRDGALISWLDRQRYLRGAGLLAPVRTHELDQLGMIWDKHARSWDRGFAHARAWAETHGHLAIPAAEKLDGHAVGARMGRQRKNTKLTVEQDAKLTLLDAMWRTEPDWNRSYRRLLAYLAAGGTLDGPANRTGTDTDPTFRPGAWLRKQDKARTDGKLSPQETALLDALHT; this is encoded by the coding sequence GTGCCGGTCGTCACGGACGAGGACCTTCGCGAACTGCTCAACCTGCCCGCCGTCGCCGACCTGCGCTCCCAGCGCTCCAACGAGGAACTGCTGAGCCTGGCCCTGCAGATCGCGGTGCTCCGCGCGGTCGCCGACCTTGATCTCCGCCGGGTCATCACCTTCCACTCCCGCGTCGCCGCCGCCCGGGAGTTCGCCGCCACCATGAACGCCACCGCCGAACTGCTCCCCGTCGCCGACCGCCCGGAGCGGGTGACCGCGCTTGCGGTGGCCGGCTCCGACCGCCTTTCGGAGCGCCGCGCCGCGTTCGCCACCTTCACGGCCACCACCGGCGAGCGGCCCGGCGAGGAGGGCGAGGAGTGCTGCATCATCTGCAACAGCCGGCTCCTGAACGAGGGCATCGACGTCGCTGCCGTCGACGCCATCGTCTTCGCCGACCCCAAATCCTCGGTCATCGACGTCGTCCAGGCCGTCGGCCGGGCCCTGCGCCAGTCCTACCGGCAGGGCAAGGTCTCCTGGGTCATCATCCCCGTCTACCTGCCCACCCCCGCCATCGGCGACGACACCATGGCCGCCGACCCGGCCGCGGTGCGCGATGCCGGGGAGGCGGCGCGGGCCGAGGCCGAGGAGGAGATCGAGGCCAGCTCGTTCCGCACCATCTGGCGCGTCCTGCGGGCCCTGGCCGCCCACGACGCCCGCGTCGTCGGCCGCATCACCGAGCTGCGCACCAAGCGGGCGGGCGAGAGGGACCACACCGCCGTGTCCGACCCCGACGCAGGCGAGGCCGTGGACGCCGGGGCCGGCCGGGGCGACGCCGAGCAGCCGGCGGGGGAGTCGCCGGTGGACTGGCTGCGGATCAACGCCCGCAAGCACGCCGCGCAGATCCTCCGGACGGTGAAGCTGCGCGCGTTCAACCCGCGCGCCACCGAGTGGCAGCGCATGTTCGCCCTGGCCGCCGCGTTCCACACCGGGCACCACCACCTCGACCCGACGGACAAGACCCGGGACGGCGCGCTGATCTCCTGGCTCGACCGCCAGCGCTACCTGCGCGGCGCCGGCCTCCTCGCCCCGGTGCGGACCCACGAGCTCGACCAGCTCGGCATGATCTGGGACAAGCACGCCCGCTCCTGGGACCGCGGCTTCGCCCACGCCCGCGCTTGGGCCGAGACCCACGGGCACCTGGCGATCCCGGCCGCCGAGAAGCTCGACGGCCACGCGGTCGGCGCCCGGATGGGCCGCCAGCGCAAGAACACCAAGCTCACGGTCGAACAGGACGCGAAGCTCACCCTGCTGGACGCGATGTGGCGCACCGAGCCGGACTGGAACCGCTCCTACCGCCGCCTGCTCGCCTACCTCGCCGCCGGCGGCACCCTGGACGGCCCCGCCAATCGCACCGGCACCGACACCGACCCGACCTTTCGCCCCGGCGCCTGGCTGCGCAAGCAGGACAAGGCCCGCACCGACGGCAAACTCAGCCCCCAGGAGACCGCCCTCCTCGACGCCCTCCACACCTGA
- a CDS encoding DNA-binding protein, with the protein MRKLMATGVVPGVRDTGRQVFPLAALQRLQTRPATDLTVLGAPEVAVLRSDAPVRVEEPGREWIGFGTGLDQAQLLAALSGWWRCDPARVAAGAVLPVTVASFVVAVLTGLTEWEADGAVGTAGRYRFTKARLAGYLTDLTSPVNAADPADPQDARLAGLLLGTRLSSVSGGPIAYVTTDPTAATADEGE; encoded by the coding sequence GTGAGGAAGCTGATGGCCACCGGCGTGGTCCCCGGCGTGCGCGACACGGGGCGGCAGGTGTTCCCGCTGGCCGCCCTCCAGCGGTTGCAGACCCGCCCGGCCACGGACCTCACCGTGCTTGGCGCGCCGGAGGTCGCGGTGCTGCGTTCGGATGCCCCCGTGCGGGTGGAGGAGCCGGGCCGGGAGTGGATCGGCTTCGGCACCGGCCTGGACCAGGCGCAGCTGCTGGCCGCGCTGTCCGGTTGGTGGCGGTGCGATCCGGCCCGCGTCGCGGCCGGCGCCGTTCTGCCGGTGACGGTGGCCTCCTTCGTGGTTGCGGTGCTGACCGGCCTCACCGAGTGGGAGGCCGACGGCGCGGTCGGCACTGCGGGCCGTTACCGGTTCACCAAGGCGCGGCTGGCCGGCTACCTGACCGACCTGACCTCCCCGGTGAACGCCGCAGACCCGGCTGACCCGCAGGACGCCCGGCTGGCGGGTCTGCTGCTCGGCACCCGCCTGTCGTCGGTCTCGGGCGGCCCGATCGCCTACGTCACCACCGATCCGACCGCCGCCACCGCCGACGAGGGGGAGTAA
- a CDS encoding methyltransferase domain-containing protein: protein MTLAPESEGRPATGRSFPVADAWAPAFDAVPRSLFLPDLIWAHELATGTSRPVDRTEDKAAWLAAAYADVPIVTQWDDGEHQGAEPGTVPTSSASQPSLVASMLEDLQVEPGMRVLEQGTGTGWNAALLSHRLGDTNVTTIEIDPAVSARADTALTAAGYHPHVVCGDGALGRPAGAPYDRITATYGLRTIPQAWIEQTRPGGLILAPFGTHYSNADALVRLTVHGDGTASGPFLQPVEFMKMRSQRLTWPRNPADGGTVAEHTTTATLPGHGKFDPFPLAAGLRLRDIVHAIQPHDDGARTLWLYSLTTPAWAAATFRDGQDAHQVRQYGGRRLWDDFEHALAWWHAADQPGVDRLGLTVTPDSWHAWLDDPAQAF from the coding sequence GTGACGCTCGCACCCGAGAGCGAGGGCCGCCCCGCGACGGGGCGGTCCTTCCCGGTCGCCGACGCGTGGGCGCCGGCCTTCGACGCCGTCCCGCGCTCGCTGTTCCTGCCCGACCTGATATGGGCGCACGAACTGGCCACCGGGACGAGCCGGCCCGTCGACCGGACCGAGGACAAGGCCGCCTGGCTGGCGGCCGCCTACGCGGACGTCCCGATCGTCACCCAGTGGGACGACGGCGAGCACCAGGGCGCCGAGCCCGGCACGGTACCCACCAGCTCGGCCTCGCAGCCCTCGCTGGTCGCCTCGATGCTGGAGGACCTGCAGGTCGAGCCCGGGATGCGGGTACTGGAGCAGGGCACCGGCACCGGCTGGAACGCCGCCCTGCTGAGCCACCGCCTCGGCGACACCAACGTCACCACCATCGAGATCGACCCGGCAGTGTCCGCCCGCGCCGACACCGCCCTGACCGCCGCCGGCTACCACCCGCACGTCGTCTGCGGGGACGGAGCCCTCGGTCGCCCGGCCGGAGCCCCCTACGACCGGATCACCGCGACCTACGGCCTGCGCACCATCCCGCAGGCCTGGATCGAGCAGACCCGGCCCGGCGGACTGATCCTGGCGCCGTTCGGCACCCACTACTCCAACGCCGACGCACTGGTCCGCCTCACCGTCCACGGCGACGGCACCGCCTCCGGCCCGTTCCTCCAGCCGGTGGAGTTCATGAAGATGCGCTCCCAACGCCTCACCTGGCCCCGCAACCCTGCTGACGGCGGCACCGTCGCCGAACACACCACCACCGCCACACTGCCCGGCCACGGCAAGTTCGACCCCTTCCCGCTCGCCGCCGGCCTGCGCCTGCGCGACATCGTCCACGCCATCCAGCCCCACGACGACGGCGCCCGCACCCTGTGGCTCTACTCCCTGACAACCCCGGCCTGGGCCGCCGCGACCTTCCGAGACGGCCAGGACGCGCACCAGGTCCGCCAGTACGGCGGCCGCCGCCTGTGGGACGACTTCGAACATGCCCTCGCCTGGTGGCACGCCGCCGATCAGCCCGGAGTCGATCGGCTCGGACTCACCGTCACTCCCGACAGCTGGCACGCCTGGCTGGACGACCCTGCCCAGGCGTTCTGA
- a CDS encoding ATP-binding protein, with translation MAVETQERPPVTDTTTALLPYEPQSAAAARRLVRTALRGWGLGDVVEAGELIVSELAGNAAKTGCRGSMAVTVERVTDRSVRISVRDSSRTLPCLIDAGPAAESGRGLALVHHLTGGHWGATAGPFGKTVYADLRARPAGPGPA, from the coding sequence GTGGCCGTGGAGACCCAGGAACGGCCACCGGTCACGGACACCACGACCGCGCTGCTGCCCTACGAGCCGCAGTCCGCCGCCGCGGCCCGCCGCCTGGTGCGCACCGCCCTGCGGGGGTGGGGGTTGGGTGACGTGGTGGAGGCCGGCGAACTCATCGTCAGCGAGCTGGCTGGCAACGCCGCGAAGACCGGCTGCCGAGGCAGCATGGCGGTCACCGTCGAGCGCGTCACCGACCGGAGCGTGCGGATCAGCGTCCGCGACAGCTCCCGCACCCTGCCCTGCCTGATCGACGCGGGCCCCGCCGCCGAGTCCGGCCGCGGCCTGGCCCTGGTCCACCACCTCACCGGCGGCCACTGGGGTGCGACCGCCGGGCCCTTCGGCAAGACCGTTTACGCCGACCTGCGCGCACGCCCTGCCGGCCCCGGCCCGGCATGA
- a CDS encoding helix-turn-helix domain-containing protein, with amino-acid sequence MPASPSSSAQAARAALAARLRELMLDAGIDGKDLSARCGWHPSKTSRILSGKSAPSESDLRTWCTACGADGQAADLIASLRAVELMYLEWRRIHRAGMRQVQQESLALHQETSVCRAYVSNVVPGFLQTTAYATALMRSITDFQGTPDDVAEAVAARTERGRLLHDGRHRFVILIEETVLRYRIGDAETTAGQLGHLLAVMPLPTVSLGIIPFTAQRTVWPLEAFYLFDNEQASVETLTAEVTVTQPRELADYHRAFAGLAKMAVHGAAARALITAAIEALG; translated from the coding sequence ATGCCCGCATCCCCCTCCTCCAGCGCCCAGGCGGCCCGCGCCGCGCTCGCCGCCCGCCTGCGCGAGCTGATGCTGGACGCCGGGATCGACGGCAAGGACCTGTCCGCCCGGTGCGGCTGGCACCCCTCCAAGACCTCCCGCATCCTCAGCGGGAAGTCGGCGCCCTCCGAGAGCGACCTGCGCACCTGGTGCACCGCGTGCGGCGCAGACGGCCAGGCCGCCGACCTGATCGCCTCGCTGCGCGCGGTGGAGCTGATGTACCTGGAGTGGCGCCGGATCCACCGCGCCGGCATGCGCCAGGTGCAGCAGGAGTCACTGGCCCTCCACCAGGAGACGTCGGTGTGCCGGGCCTACGTCTCCAACGTCGTTCCGGGCTTTCTGCAGACCACCGCCTACGCCACCGCCCTCATGCGCTCCATCACCGACTTCCAGGGCACCCCCGACGACGTCGCCGAGGCAGTCGCCGCCCGCACCGAACGGGGCCGGCTGCTCCACGACGGCCGCCACCGGTTCGTCATCCTCATCGAGGAGACGGTGCTGCGTTACCGGATCGGCGACGCCGAGACGACGGCCGGCCAGCTCGGCCACCTCCTGGCGGTTATGCCGCTGCCCACCGTCTCCCTCGGGATCATCCCCTTCACGGCGCAGCGCACCGTGTGGCCGCTGGAGGCGTTCTACCTCTTCGACAACGAGCAGGCCTCGGTGGAGACGCTGACCGCCGAGGTCACCGTGACCCAGCCCCGCGAACTCGCCGACTACCACCGCGCCTTCGCCGGGCTGGCGAAGATGGCCGTCCACGGCGCCGCGGCCCGCGCCCTGATCACCGCCGCGATCGAGGCCCTCGGGTGA
- a CDS encoding DUF6879 family protein: protein MTQSEMGFSDLLATARYSAVHLEMRDSYGVPDEAEAVERFRRTGESDLDPESEYWQDWTAMLREANARGVVIRRARIVSEPVTLYTRYLHAMTPVNITAGEQVRWLARRNTCDLALPGTDFWLFDDHAVRFNHFTGDGDWAEPRTSYTEDPAVAKLCATAFEAVWERAVPHDQYPV from the coding sequence ATGACGCAGAGCGAGATGGGCTTCTCTGACCTGCTGGCCACCGCCCGGTACTCGGCGGTTCACCTGGAGATGCGCGACAGCTACGGCGTGCCGGACGAGGCCGAGGCCGTGGAGCGGTTCCGGCGGACCGGCGAGTCCGATCTCGACCCGGAGTCGGAGTACTGGCAGGACTGGACGGCCATGCTCCGTGAGGCGAACGCGCGGGGGGTCGTCATCCGCCGGGCCCGGATCGTGTCCGAGCCCGTCACCCTCTACACGCGGTACCTGCACGCCATGACCCCGGTCAACATCACGGCCGGCGAACAGGTGCGCTGGCTGGCGCGCCGCAACACCTGCGACCTGGCACTGCCCGGCACCGACTTCTGGCTGTTCGACGACCACGCCGTGCGCTTCAACCACTTCACCGGGGACGGCGACTGGGCTGAGCCGCGCACCTCCTACACCGAGGACCCCGCCGTGGCGAAGCTCTGCGCCACCGCGTTCGAAGCGGTGTGGGAGCGGGCCGTCCCGCACGACCAGTACCCCGTCTAG
- a CDS encoding DUF6192 family protein — translation MTTPIIPPGYAKAEWDRYVRLGRKLVKQISGIQFALGDIVIDMLDGRDRGHGEVGEVIELFAHQIGVNADTLHTYYLVAQKWPQEKRRDDVPYTVHKELAYSPRRFAQIQRNPRDPFTGEERWTVNEAQRAAAHVPQTPTNREERLDKARRLLSSDEDAAEAVSELISRPDVRARVVSDQRNRHMLRQAQFEHWRQVDRGVEEAEDLLPADDTQETASAPEPTAPALGYQQAPLEILQLIGTFASFFVSLQRIIPAVHSQDYTEDTKEAVLDNVTKARSFLDWCESAITTGRTDMDQALARLLEDEGE, via the coding sequence GTGACCACGCCAATCATTCCCCCCGGCTATGCCAAGGCGGAGTGGGACAGATACGTCCGGCTGGGCCGAAAGCTGGTCAAGCAGATCAGCGGCATCCAGTTTGCCCTCGGTGACATCGTGATCGACATGCTGGACGGCCGGGACCGCGGCCATGGCGAGGTGGGTGAGGTGATCGAGCTCTTTGCCCACCAGATCGGCGTTAACGCCGACACACTGCACACCTACTATCTGGTCGCGCAGAAGTGGCCGCAGGAGAAGCGACGAGACGACGTCCCCTATACGGTCCACAAGGAGCTGGCCTACTCCCCCCGACGGTTCGCACAGATCCAGCGAAACCCCCGCGACCCGTTCACCGGCGAAGAACGGTGGACCGTGAACGAGGCGCAGCGCGCGGCCGCCCATGTACCCCAGACGCCGACCAACCGGGAGGAACGCCTCGACAAGGCGCGGCGGCTTCTGAGCAGCGACGAGGACGCGGCCGAGGCAGTGAGTGAGCTCATCAGCCGCCCGGACGTCCGGGCCAGGGTGGTCTCCGATCAGCGCAACCGGCACATGCTGCGTCAGGCACAGTTCGAACACTGGCGCCAGGTCGACCGAGGAGTGGAGGAAGCCGAGGACCTGCTGCCTGCCGACGACACCCAGGAGACCGCGAGTGCACCTGAGCCGACAGCACCGGCCCTCGGGTACCAGCAGGCGCCGCTGGAGATTCTGCAGCTGATCGGGACGTTCGCCTCGTTCTTTGTATCGCTGCAGCGAATCATCCCCGCCGTCCACTCCCAGGACTACACCGAGGACACAAAGGAGGCCGTTCTGGACAACGTCACGAAGGCGCGCTCGTTCCTCGACTGGTGCGAGTCCGCCATCACGACCGGAAGGACCGACATGGACCAGGCGCTCGCACGCCTGCTGGAGGACGAAGGCGAATAG
- a CDS encoding DUF4394 domain-containing protein, with amino-acid sequence MRSTLLAAAVVMAAAAAVVPAHAAVAPEPAQPSNGKVWENLSSVGLTDDQRLVAFPVLHPDRAWTIGKIDGLQGDTRLVGIDYRVQNGLLYGVGDQGGIYTIDDTTGCATKISQLSVALQGTYFGVDFNPAANRLRIVSDTGQNLRHNIDDPNGAPAAGTTAVDGTLTNPAVPPATTGTTATGVTGVAYTNNDLDAATATTLFDVDTSNDRVSLQSPANTGTLAPTGRLGVDAGPDAGFDIYYSPSHGSNHGYATLGVNGTRTFYRVDVLTGQAVALGNFTSDQAVVDIAVPLAQD; translated from the coding sequence TTGCGCAGCACTCTGCTCGCCGCGGCTGTCGTCATGGCCGCCGCCGCGGCCGTCGTCCCCGCCCACGCCGCCGTCGCCCCCGAGCCCGCCCAGCCCTCGAACGGGAAGGTCTGGGAGAACCTCAGCTCGGTCGGCCTCACCGACGACCAGCGCCTGGTCGCCTTCCCGGTCCTGCACCCCGACCGGGCCTGGACCATCGGGAAGATCGACGGCCTGCAGGGGGACACCCGCCTGGTCGGCATCGACTACCGCGTCCAGAACGGCCTGCTCTACGGCGTCGGCGACCAGGGCGGCATCTACACGATCGACGACACCACGGGTTGCGCCACGAAGATCTCGCAGCTGTCGGTCGCGCTGCAGGGCACGTACTTCGGCGTCGACTTCAACCCCGCCGCGAACCGCCTGCGGATCGTCTCCGACACCGGGCAGAACCTGCGCCACAACATCGACGACCCCAACGGCGCTCCCGCGGCCGGCACCACGGCCGTCGACGGCACCCTCACCAACCCGGCCGTACCGCCCGCGACCACCGGCACCACCGCCACCGGCGTCACGGGCGTGGCGTACACCAACAACGACCTCGACGCGGCCACCGCCACCACCCTCTTCGACGTCGACACCAGCAACGACCGCGTCTCCCTGCAGTCGCCCGCCAACACCGGCACCCTCGCCCCCACCGGACGCCTGGGCGTCGATGCCGGACCGGACGCCGGTTTCGACATCTACTACTCCCCCAGCCACGGCAGCAACCACGGCTACGCCACCCTCGGTGTGAACGGCACGCGCACCTTCTACCGCGTCGACGTCCTCACCGGCCAGGCCGTGGCGCTCGGCAACTTCACCTCCGACCAGGCCGTCGTCGACATCGCCGTCCCGCTCGCCCAGGACTGA
- a CDS encoding class I SAM-dependent methyltransferase — MTHPPQDAVDSANRVPRRPADLFAEALRATAPRLALRTAEGTLLPLDVHRWRCEAAGADQPLLDRCRAPVLDVGCGPGRLVAALTRRGTEVLGVDVTPSAGALARAAGATVLTASVFETLPGEGRWGTVILADGSIGIGGDPLTLLRRVRQLLDPRGLLLLEVEPHETHERLTVRLEDGEGQRSAPFPWARLGPRAGRQVALRAGMRLCEQWSAGGRRFLSLTPATGDEQEPLTVSFDDNAGVRTGRRPGGDDGAPSFTTESGAVAPAAGRASKGRIR, encoded by the coding sequence GTGACGCACCCTCCCCAGGACGCCGTCGACTCGGCCAATCGCGTGCCGCGCAGGCCCGCCGACCTCTTCGCCGAGGCCCTGCGCGCGACCGCTCCACGGCTGGCACTGCGCACGGCGGAAGGGACGTTGCTCCCCCTGGACGTACATCGCTGGCGCTGCGAAGCCGCAGGTGCCGATCAGCCGCTGCTGGACCGGTGCCGCGCCCCGGTACTGGACGTGGGCTGCGGCCCGGGTCGCCTCGTCGCCGCCCTGACCCGGCGCGGCACCGAGGTGCTCGGCGTGGACGTCACCCCGAGCGCCGGCGCACTCGCCCGCGCCGCAGGCGCCACCGTACTGACGGCCAGCGTCTTCGAGACGCTCCCCGGCGAAGGACGCTGGGGCACCGTGATCCTCGCCGACGGAAGCATCGGGATCGGCGGCGACCCCCTCACCCTGCTGCGCCGGGTGCGCCAACTGCTCGATCCCAGAGGTCTGCTCCTCCTGGAGGTCGAGCCACATGAAACACACGAGCGACTGACCGTACGACTGGAGGACGGCGAGGGACAGCGCAGCGCTCCCTTCCCCTGGGCACGCCTGGGCCCCCGTGCCGGCCGGCAGGTCGCGCTTCGGGCGGGGATGCGCCTGTGCGAGCAGTGGTCCGCCGGCGGCCGGCGCTTCCTTTCCCTCACCCCGGCCACCGGCGACGAGCAGGAACCGCTCACTGTGTCCTTCGACGACAACGCCGGCGTCCGCACCGGCCGCCGGCCCGGCGGCGATGACGGCGCGCCGAGCTTCACGACCGAGTCCGGAGCTGTCGCACCCGCAGCAGGTCGCGCCTCGAAGGGCCGCATCCGATGA
- a CDS encoding molybdopterin-dependent oxidoreductase, whose product MAKDPPRPPGPFEPGFWRSPIRGPWLTAVLGLVLLAGIGVLFVTGLLSYAAYNPRLGAVNDQTPGKGILGFYLFTWPTDPSWLYRLTQGVHVTLGVVLVPVVLAKLWSVIPKLFEWPPTRSPAHAVERLSLLLLVGGVIFEFATGILNIQLHYIIPGSFYPLHFYGAWVFIAAFAVHVALRLNRMWRALRSRRLAEVLRTDTAHTVPEPPDDSGLVAADARAATMSRRGALALTGAGSLALLAVTAGQSIGGPWRRTALLAPHNRNPSDGPNGFQVNKTAAAVGITGEDIGPAWRLNIHGPAGTLTFTRDALLAMPRFTAALPIACVEGWSTEDQMWSGLRLADLAALAGLPDAGSVLVESVQRGGSFSKVLLAANQIRDPRSLLALHVNGADLSPDHGYPARIIVPANPGVNNTKWVGNLTFRT is encoded by the coding sequence TTGGCGAAAGACCCGCCCCGCCCGCCGGGGCCGTTCGAGCCCGGGTTCTGGCGCTCACCGATCCGCGGGCCGTGGCTGACTGCCGTCCTCGGCCTGGTGCTGCTGGCGGGGATCGGCGTCCTGTTCGTCACAGGGCTGCTGTCCTACGCCGCCTACAACCCGCGACTCGGCGCGGTGAACGACCAGACCCCGGGCAAGGGGATCCTCGGCTTCTACCTCTTCACCTGGCCCACCGACCCCTCCTGGCTCTATCGACTCACCCAGGGCGTCCACGTCACCCTCGGCGTCGTCCTCGTACCGGTCGTCCTCGCCAAGCTCTGGTCGGTCATTCCCAAGCTCTTCGAGTGGCCGCCCACCCGTAGTCCGGCCCACGCCGTGGAGCGGCTCTCGCTGCTTCTTCTCGTCGGCGGTGTGATCTTCGAGTTCGCCACCGGCATCCTCAACATCCAACTGCACTACATCATCCCCGGCTCCTTCTACCCCTTGCACTTCTACGGCGCCTGGGTGTTCATCGCCGCGTTCGCCGTGCACGTCGCCCTGCGTCTGAACCGGATGTGGCGCGCGCTGCGGTCGCGCCGCCTCGCCGAGGTCCTGCGTACGGACACCGCACACACGGTGCCGGAACCGCCCGACGACTCCGGTCTCGTCGCGGCCGATGCCCGCGCGGCGACCATGAGCCGACGCGGCGCCCTGGCCCTGACCGGCGCTGGCTCCCTCGCGTTGCTCGCGGTGACGGCAGGCCAGAGCATCGGCGGCCCCTGGCGGCGCACTGCCCTGCTCGCCCCGCACAACCGCAACCCCTCCGACGGTCCGAACGGCTTCCAGGTCAACAAGACCGCCGCCGCCGTCGGTATCACGGGCGAGGACATCGGGCCCGCCTGGCGGCTGAACATCCACGGCCCGGCCGGCACCCTGACCTTCACCCGCGACGCACTGCTGGCGATGCCCCGGTTCACGGCGGCGCTGCCGATCGCCTGCGTGGAGGGCTGGTCCACCGAGGACCAGATGTGGTCGGGCCTGCGCCTGGCAGACCTCGCCGCGCTCGCCGGGCTGCCGGACGCCGGCAGCGTCCTGGTGGAGTCCGTCCAACGCGGCGGGTCCTTCAGCAAGGTGCTGCTGGCGGCCAACCAGATCCGCGACCCCCGCTCCCTGCTGGCCCTGCACGTCAACGGCGCCGACCTGTCCCCGGACCACGGCTACCCGGCACGGATCATCGTTCCCGCCAACCCAGGCGTCAACAACACCAAATGGGTCGGCAACCTCACCTTCCGGACGTGA
- a CDS encoding TspO/MBR family protein, with amino-acid sequence MTASAVIGGRAVDPDSAWYRSLAKPAWQPPSWAFGAVWTPLYASIAWAGARALLAAQPRDRRALATSLGVNLSLNTAWNWVFFHYRSPTAALAGTALLDISNADLIRRTTTIDPVAGAALTPYAAWCAFATALNADIARHNRR; translated from the coding sequence GTGACCGCGAGTGCGGTCATCGGCGGGCGGGCCGTGGACCCCGACAGCGCCTGGTACCGGTCCCTGGCCAAACCGGCATGGCAACCCCCCTCCTGGGCGTTCGGCGCCGTGTGGACCCCGCTCTACGCCTCCATCGCCTGGGCCGGCGCCCGCGCCCTGCTCGCCGCCCAGCCCCGCGACCGCCGCGCCCTCGCCACCAGCCTGGGCGTCAACCTCTCCCTCAACACCGCCTGGAACTGGGTGTTCTTCCACTACCGCAGCCCAACCGCCGCGCTGGCGGGCACCGCCCTGCTCGACATCAGCAACGCCGACCTCATCCGCCGCACCACCACCATCGACCCCGTCGCCGGCGCGGCACTCACCCCCTACGCCGCCTGGTGCGCCTTCGCCACCGCCCTCAACGCCGACATCGCCCGGCACAACCGCCGTTGA